One Fibrobacter sp. UBA4297 genomic region harbors:
- a CDS encoding EAL and HDOD domain-containing protein translates to MQSLAYLARQPILDRDGKTFAYELLFRDSPSSDTAIIASDLQATAQVLENILNSIGLTRLVGESKAFINCSREILLDNLFGLLNPDRFVLEILEDVTVDENLIRAIQRHKSLGFELALDDFIMSDEYISRFEPLFEHVSYVKMDLVDNSPEDIAKAALFFKEKNIKLLAEKVEDETTYKRCKDIGYDYFQGFYFAKPEIVTGQKIDATSAAILEIIKLLRTRPTLEVLCDEFDKHPDISANLLQFVNSDVRNKPVIESVKGAIVWVGMKHIQEWLTIMLYAHLDTRS, encoded by the coding sequence ATGCAATCTCTCGCTTATTTGGCACGTCAACCGATTCTCGACCGCGATGGAAAAACCTTCGCGTACGAATTGTTATTCCGAGACTCGCCAAGTAGCGATACCGCAATAATCGCAAGCGACTTGCAGGCAACCGCCCAGGTGCTCGAGAACATCTTGAACAGCATCGGGCTTACACGCCTCGTCGGCGAAAGTAAGGCGTTTATCAACTGCAGTCGCGAGATTCTCCTCGACAACTTGTTCGGACTTTTAAACCCCGACCGCTTTGTCCTCGAAATTCTCGAAGACGTCACTGTAGACGAAAACCTCATCCGCGCCATTCAGCGCCACAAGTCTCTCGGCTTTGAACTCGCTCTCGATGACTTTATCATGAGCGACGAATACATCAGCCGCTTTGAGCCGTTGTTCGAACATGTCTCCTACGTCAAGATGGACCTGGTCGACAACTCGCCCGAAGACATCGCGAAAGCGGCACTGTTCTTCAAAGAAAAAAACATCAAGCTACTCGCCGAAAAAGTCGAAGACGAAACGACATACAAGCGTTGCAAAGACATCGGCTACGATTACTTCCAGGGATTCTATTTTGCAAAACCCGAAATCGTAACAGGCCAAAAGATTGACGCCACATCGGCCGCCATCCTAGAAATCATCAAGCTCTTGCGCACACGCCCGACGCTCGAAGTTCTCTGCGATGAATTCGACAAGCACCCGGACATTTCGGCGAATCTTTTGCAATTCGTGAATTCCGACGTGCGCAACAAGCCCGTCATTGAAAGCGTCAAAGGCGCCATCGTTTGGGTGGGCATGAAACACATCCAGGAATGGCTGACAATCATGCTGTACGCGCATTTGGACACCCGCTCATGA
- the recR gene encoding recombination mediator RecR yields MADNHAVRAFGHPLMNVEPQSLENLISEFASLPGIGLKTARRLAYHMLSRKKGDVERFADSLMQAAEKVHPCPRCHAFTDEDICPTCRAREGAKSICVVEKNSDILPFERSSVHKGLYFVLGGVISPLDGIGPEALHLPQLVERIKTENIEELVLALGSSPEADSTALMIDRMLAGVNVKRTRLARGIPMGSDLEFIDEVTMLRAFEGRVSL; encoded by the coding sequence ATGGCTGACAATCATGCTGTACGCGCATTTGGACACCCGCTCATGAACGTAGAACCGCAAAGTCTGGAAAACCTGATTTCTGAATTTGCCTCCCTCCCGGGAATTGGACTAAAGACGGCCCGCCGCCTCGCCTACCACATGCTCTCGCGCAAGAAAGGCGACGTGGAACGCTTTGCCGATAGCTTGATGCAGGCCGCCGAAAAGGTCCACCCGTGCCCGCGCTGCCACGCCTTCACCGACGAAGACATCTGCCCCACGTGCAGAGCCCGCGAAGGCGCCAAGTCCATTTGCGTTGTCGAAAAAAATTCAGACATTTTGCCTTTTGAGCGTTCCTCTGTCCACAAAGGTCTTTACTTTGTCCTCGGCGGCGTGATTTCCCCGCTCGACGGCATCGGCCCCGAAGCGCTCCACCTGCCACAGCTCGTGGAACGCATCAAAACAGAAAACATCGAAGAACTTGTCCTTGCACTCGGCTCTAGCCCTGAAGCCGATAGCACAGCCCTCATGATTGACCGCATGCTCGCCGGCGTCAATGTCAAGCGCACCCGCCTTGCCCGTGGCATCCCGATGGGCAGCGACCTGGAATTCATCGACGAAGTCACCATGCTTCGCGCATTTGAAGGGAGAGTATCCTTATGA
- the yihA gene encoding ribosome biogenesis GTP-binding protein YihA/YsxC, producing MSTKEKVVHQAPVEVGGYTVRSAKFVKAAVSLKGLPEEHLPQIAFLGRSNVGKSSLMNTLMGQKKLVKISSTPGKTRELNFFKVNDEFFLVDLPGVGFAKVNNAKRDQMSDFIREYVEKCKDLKGLIYLVDIRHGGTPIDIETVESIRATGCPVLVVASKRDKVNQSELAKGLRDIQQRLDLDQKPLCVSSLKKTGLDELWTEILEAIHSDNGKDAT from the coding sequence ATGAGTACAAAAGAAAAAGTCGTCCACCAGGCCCCCGTCGAAGTTGGCGGTTACACCGTCCGTTCGGCAAAGTTTGTCAAGGCCGCCGTGAGCCTCAAGGGCCTCCCCGAAGAACACCTCCCGCAAATAGCTTTCCTCGGGCGCTCCAACGTGGGCAAGTCCTCGCTCATGAACACTCTCATGGGCCAGAAAAAGCTCGTGAAAATCAGTTCGACCCCCGGAAAAACGCGCGAATTGAATTTTTTCAAAGTCAATGACGAATTTTTTCTTGTAGATTTACCAGGTGTAGGGTTCGCTAAAGTCAACAATGCAAAGCGCGACCAAATGTCCGACTTTATCCGAGAATACGTTGAGAAGTGCAAGGACCTCAAGGGACTCATCTACCTCGTAGATATCCGCCACGGAGGAACGCCCATCGACATCGAGACAGTCGAAAGCATCCGCGCCACGGGCTGCCCCGTGCTGGTCGTCGCTAGCAAGCGTGACAAGGTGAACCAGTCTGAACTCGCCAAAGGGCTCAGGGACATCCAGCAGCGCCTGGACCTCGACCAAAAGCCGCTTTGCGTCAGTTCACTCAAGAAAACCGGGCTCGATGAACTCTGGACCGAAATCCTAGAGGCAATACATAGCGATAATGGAAAAGACGCGACTTAA
- a CDS encoding MlaE family ABC transporter permease yields the protein MEKTRLKNWQKMTPVGRLFHTLGIFILKTRMGQLIALFLRTVASLFDKSHNFKSDSRNIIMQTFFTGVEIFPPLFAVATLFGTVVIIYLFSLMGKMGFSNNIGFLIVVIIIRELSPIFTAFLIAGRTGSSLTTYIGSMVIDSEVDALATMGINPIRYLVMPSVIGGTIAMIIMNIIFSTSAIGAGYLLTKGIIFITGNAPNVQITWSYLSTEIIKALTKPDFVFAIVKPLIFGIIITINACYQALNIKRDIRQVPKATSRSVIMSFLYIVFTDALFLMYFVKDYMQNLSAII from the coding sequence ATGGAAAAGACGCGACTTAAAAACTGGCAAAAGATGACTCCCGTCGGGCGTTTATTCCACACGCTCGGGATATTCATCTTGAAAACAAGAATGGGGCAGCTCATAGCCCTGTTTCTCCGCACAGTAGCGTCCCTTTTCGACAAAAGCCACAACTTCAAGAGCGATTCCCGCAATATCATTATGCAGACGTTCTTCACCGGTGTCGAAATTTTTCCGCCGCTCTTTGCCGTCGCTACGTTGTTCGGAACAGTCGTCATTATCTACCTATTCTCCCTCATGGGCAAGATGGGCTTTTCAAACAACATCGGCTTTCTCATCGTGGTGATTATCATCCGCGAACTGAGTCCCATCTTCACGGCATTCCTTATTGCAGGCCGTACAGGTTCTTCTCTCACGACCTACATCGGCAGCATGGTCATCGATTCCGAAGTTGACGCTCTTGCGACCATGGGCATCAACCCCATCCGTTACCTTGTCATGCCTAGCGTAATTGGTGGTACTATCGCAATGATCATCATGAATATCATCTTTAGTACAAGCGCCATCGGAGCCGGATACCTCCTCACGAAGGGAATCATTTTCATTACCGGAAACGCCCCCAACGTGCAAATTACCTGGAGCTACCTCTCTACAGAAATTATCAAGGCGCTCACCAAACCGGACTTTGTCTTTGCGATTGTGAAGCCCCTTATCTTTGGCATCATCATTACAATCAACGCATGCTACCAGGCACTGAACATCAAGCGAGATATTCGCCAAGTTCCCAAGGCAACATCCCGCTCTGTCATCATGTCCTTCCTCTACATCGTTTTTACCGACGCCTTATTCTTGATGTACTTCGTTAAAGACTACATGCAGAACCTTTCAGCAATTATCTAA
- a CDS encoding ABC transporter ATP-binding protein: protein MLDEALRLEDIYLSTNELSGTMFSIPRAVSYFENIRTSKGNDDFQLIAGANLTLKLGETICIAGPSGKGKSAILRLIAGLARPLKGHIYYFGEYIPSERLSALEVAKRQVGYVLQNAALISNLRVVDNIALPLHYHKMGTEDEITKKVNMAMDLMRVRDFAKMFPHELSVGMQKRVAIARSWAMDPKLLLMDEPTAGLDNYNRRNLLPLIDNMRTMFKTSIIIVTHDLMIAKELDCNLVFLHQKKLTEPHSFDYWLRSDSEISKDQFRDLQSVSLNT, encoded by the coding sequence ATGCTAGACGAAGCCCTCAGACTTGAAGATATTTACCTTTCGACAAACGAACTCTCGGGAACGATGTTTTCGATTCCGAGAGCCGTAAGCTATTTTGAAAATATCAGGACAAGCAAAGGCAACGACGATTTCCAGCTCATCGCTGGGGCGAACCTCACGCTAAAGCTCGGCGAGACAATTTGCATCGCAGGCCCATCCGGTAAAGGCAAGAGCGCCATCCTCCGTTTGATTGCAGGTCTTGCACGCCCGCTCAAGGGGCACATCTATTACTTTGGCGAATACATCCCGTCAGAAAGGTTATCCGCACTCGAAGTAGCAAAGCGCCAAGTGGGTTACGTGCTACAGAACGCAGCCCTGATTTCAAACCTGAGAGTTGTAGACAACATCGCACTCCCGCTCCATTACCACAAGATGGGAACCGAAGACGAAATCACGAAAAAAGTCAACATGGCCATGGACTTGATGCGCGTCCGCGACTTTGCCAAGATGTTCCCGCATGAACTCAGCGTGGGCATGCAAAAGCGCGTCGCCATTGCAAGGTCCTGGGCCATGGACCCAAAGCTATTGCTCATGGACGAACCGACCGCAGGCCTCGACAACTACAACCGTCGAAACCTCCTGCCGTTGATTGATAACATGCGAACGATGTTCAAGACGTCCATCATCATCGTCACGCACGACCTCATGATTGCAAAAGAATTGGACTGCAACCTCGTATTCTTGCACCAGAAAAAGCTCACCGAGCCGCATTCCTTTGACTACTGGCTCCGCTCGGACAGCGAAATTTCAAAAGACCAGTTCCGCGACCTTCAATCCGTTTCACTCAACACCTAA
- the pyrC gene encoding dihydroorotase, with protein sequence MFLPLPDDFHAHLRQGELMPGYVRDLVAQFGRAIIMPNTVPAMTSAKAIADYKKQILEAAASVRPDFEPLMTFKLNPNYTEQDLKDMMAVGVVAGKYYPAGVTTNSQDGISDFEAVFPVVVMMEKLGLVLCVHGEEPGEFCLDREPAFIKRVETLAEKFPKLRIVFEHLSSAKSVEAVKRLPANVAATFTVHHLMMTLDDIVGDALRPHHFCKPLPKRPEDRKAIREAAFSGNPKFFLGTDSAPHQQGKKECPCGAAGVYSAPVAIPLLVQEFERAGALDKLPNFIAGFGADFYHLPRTTKQIEVVKESWTVPAVVNGVVPLAAGQTLEWKLK encoded by the coding sequence ATGTTCCTTCCATTACCAGACGATTTTCATGCACACCTGCGCCAGGGCGAACTCATGCCCGGTTACGTCCGCGATCTCGTAGCCCAATTTGGACGCGCCATCATCATGCCGAACACCGTCCCCGCGATGACGAGCGCAAAGGCGATTGCCGACTACAAAAAGCAGATTCTCGAAGCCGCCGCTAGCGTGCGCCCGGACTTTGAACCTCTCATGACATTCAAGTTGAACCCGAACTACACGGAGCAGGATTTGAAGGACATGATGGCCGTAGGCGTTGTCGCAGGCAAGTACTACCCCGCAGGTGTCACCACCAACAGCCAGGACGGCATCAGCGATTTCGAAGCGGTATTCCCGGTTGTCGTGATGATGGAAAAGCTCGGCCTTGTACTTTGTGTACACGGCGAAGAGCCAGGTGAATTCTGCCTGGACCGCGAACCAGCCTTCATCAAGCGCGTCGAAACGCTCGCCGAAAAGTTCCCGAAACTCCGCATTGTTTTTGAGCACTTGAGCAGTGCCAAATCCGTTGAAGCCGTCAAGCGCCTCCCCGCAAACGTTGCAGCCACCTTCACGGTACACCACCTGATGATGACCCTCGATGATATCGTCGGCGATGCACTGCGCCCGCACCACTTCTGCAAGCCCTTGCCGAAGCGTCCGGAAGACCGCAAAGCCATCCGCGAAGCCGCCTTCAGCGGAAACCCGAAGTTCTTCCTCGGTACCGATTCCGCCCCGCACCAGCAAGGCAAAAAAGAATGCCCGTGCGGCGCCGCTGGCGTCTACAGCGCTCCGGTCGCCATCCCGCTTTTAGTGCAGGAATTTGAACGCGCAGGCGCCCTCGACAAGCTCCCGAACTTTATTGCAGGTTTTGGTGCAGATTTTTACCACCTCCCGCGCACGACAAAGCAAATCGAGGTGGTCAAGGAATCGTGGACAGTCCCAGCTGTCGTGAACGGCGTTGTGCCGCTTGCCGCCGGACAAACGCTCGAATGGAAGCTCAAATAA
- a CDS encoding OmpA family protein: MNLVKTIGRILPVALSLSVLVACGDKKTEKPAPVKQPEPAKVEAPAPEPEQPAPFDFSKFAAIKNNSQVFLTTNAEVEAYLNDAFAKVENGQATSIEFPNVSSLFELASAELSSEGRAVIATVGSKLAQTNIDAASLLVEGYTCDLGSVAYNDELSQRRAETVKAEFSKYIPASKITAKWYGKRMFKKFKYGSREEYRRVNIRIQ, translated from the coding sequence ATGAATCTGGTAAAAACAATTGGTCGTATTCTTCCGGTAGCACTCTCGCTCTCTGTCCTCGTCGCTTGCGGCGACAAGAAAACTGAAAAGCCCGCTCCGGTCAAGCAGCCGGAACCGGCCAAGGTTGAAGCCCCGGCACCGGAACCAGAACAGCCGGCACCGTTTGACTTCTCCAAGTTCGCAGCTATCAAGAACAATTCCCAGGTTTTCTTGACCACGAATGCCGAAGTCGAAGCATACCTCAACGACGCATTCGCCAAGGTTGAAAACGGCCAGGCCACCTCGATCGAATTCCCGAACGTGAGCAGCCTCTTCGAACTCGCTAGCGCAGAACTCAGCAGCGAAGGCCGCGCCGTCATCGCAACAGTCGGTTCCAAGTTAGCACAGACCAACATCGATGCCGCATCCCTCCTCGTGGAAGGCTACACCTGCGACCTCGGCTCTGTCGCTTACAACGACGAACTTTCTCAGCGCCGTGCTGAAACCGTCAAGGCTGAATTCTCCAAGTACATTCCGGCTTCCAAGATCACTGCCAAGTGGTATGGCAAGCGCATGTTCAAGAAGTTCAAGTACGGTTCCAGAGAAGAATACCGCCGCGTGAACATCCGCATCCAGTAA
- a CDS encoding InlB B-repeat-containing protein, with product MPMLPKFKAQVPFKRYVLLWMALFASSAALAEPINLAQLEEDYVAQSGDTLTDTLSSAYMLSIADGAEVVLKNAVVVREGYEGGAGIICEGSCTIFLEDSNFVKSNQSSPGIHIPEGHTLVIDGPGSLDVRSDDFAAGIGSGYYYSDCGNIEIRGGVITAVGGSSSAGIGGGHVGSVCGNIVISGGEVTAKGGGEAAAIGCSHHGKCGDVTITSGVTKVVAEKGVGAVSGIGLGDIGIHGKVTIDGVEIEKAPDSVFTFVPGNFWAIKFDKNHDDATGTMDNQKAIYRATAILAKNAFVRDGWMFVGWNTSADGKGVSYGDRAEVNCHARNVGDTVTLYAQWKELADLAWATIDDVRPYYFLDGKNPVPVAYSVTSLDGKNLKEGTDYKVVVTKGQNEFGANAITSAGDYVFTVKGVGDYKGSQSFKFTVSEGKVVDLSSLTGDYVARKGDILMGKLADSYKVSVEADATIKIKDAVIDSVDEERYEYQGVYKCGWDKPSWSGLTCEGNCTIILDGDNIAKGHCWTSAGIYVPQGRTLTIDGKGSLETSAGGWGAGIGGVGQSSKSGNVVILDGTIKATGKHSSAGIGGSNDGQNGSITIKGGFVTAIGNGGAAGIGGGYSSGSGENSAITITGGTVIAEGGENAPAIGGGLYSVNNVIKIGGGNITAKGGYASAGIGCSKVSDYNGFGAMCATVEISGGSVVAEAGTNAGAAIGGGRGAVLISGGDVTATGTYEVPGICSEDSVVISGGAVTAVGGRDAPGIGGVGFVASEYKTFGDIIITGGTVKSTGGRYSSGLGAGIYSHGGNIIITPDVVMVYVDVDAEHADDSPYSVGTASYGSTLGKLIIDGEEWDYRTEKPFIYYGRGYKDTTIIDVGPVDIARSKTIGGNPRMVNLKKTYNALGRIINDGRKVRGAYYRKKFLAP from the coding sequence ATGCCGATGTTGCCAAAATTCAAAGCCCAGGTTCCGTTTAAACGTTATGTGCTTTTATGGATGGCGTTGTTCGCTTCATCGGCAGCTTTGGCTGAACCGATAAATCTTGCGCAGCTCGAAGAGGACTATGTAGCGCAGTCCGGTGACACCCTTACGGATACGTTGAGTAGTGCCTATATGCTGTCAATTGCTGATGGTGCCGAAGTGGTGCTCAAAAATGCGGTTGTTGTCAGGGAAGGGTATGAAGGTGGTGCAGGTATAATTTGTGAAGGTTCCTGTACGATTTTCCTTGAAGACTCTAATTTTGTTAAGTCTAATCAGAGTTCTCCCGGTATTCATATCCCGGAAGGCCACACGCTTGTTATTGATGGCCCTGGTTCCCTTGACGTCCGCTCCGACGACTTTGCTGCGGGCATTGGTTCCGGTTACTATTATTCGGATTGTGGCAATATTGAAATTCGTGGTGGCGTGATTACAGCTGTTGGCGGGTCTTCGTCGGCGGGTATCGGTGGTGGTCACGTCGGTAGTGTATGTGGCAATATTGTCATTAGCGGTGGCGAGGTGACTGCTAAAGGTGGTGGTGAAGCCGCCGCTATTGGATGCTCTCACCATGGAAAGTGTGGCGATGTCACGATTACGTCTGGAGTGACAAAAGTTGTTGCTGAAAAAGGCGTAGGTGCTGTGAGTGGAATTGGTCTGGGTGACATCGGCATTCACGGCAAGGTGACTATTGATGGCGTTGAAATAGAAAAAGCGCCCGACAGTGTCTTTACTTTTGTTCCAGGAAATTTTTGGGCGATCAAGTTCGACAAGAATCATGACGACGCAACGGGAACGATGGATAACCAGAAGGCTATTTATCGCGCGACCGCAATACTTGCAAAAAATGCGTTTGTTCGTGATGGCTGGATGTTTGTCGGCTGGAATACATCTGCCGATGGCAAAGGCGTTTCTTATGGCGACCGTGCCGAAGTCAATTGCCATGCACGCAATGTCGGTGATACGGTGACGCTTTACGCTCAGTGGAAAGAGCTGGCTGACCTTGCATGGGCTACCATTGACGATGTCAGGCCGTATTATTTCCTTGATGGAAAAAATCCTGTTCCGGTGGCTTATTCTGTGACATCGTTAGACGGAAAAAATCTGAAGGAAGGTACGGATTACAAAGTCGTTGTTACGAAAGGTCAAAATGAATTCGGGGCGAATGCTATAACTTCTGCTGGCGATTATGTCTTTACGGTTAAAGGCGTTGGCGACTATAAGGGCTCGCAGTCTTTCAAGTTTACGGTGAGTGAGGGGAAGGTTGTTGATTTGTCTTCGTTGACGGGTGACTATGTTGCGAGAAAAGGTGATATCCTTATGGGCAAGCTTGCGGACTCTTACAAGGTCTCGGTTGAGGCCGATGCGACGATAAAAATCAAGGATGCGGTAATCGATAGTGTTGATGAAGAGCGCTACGAATATCAAGGCGTGTACAAGTGTGGCTGGGATAAACCCAGCTGGTCTGGCCTTACATGCGAAGGAAATTGCACGATTATTTTGGATGGTGATAATATTGCAAAGGGACATTGCTGGACGAGTGCCGGTATTTATGTGCCACAGGGCCGTACGCTCACGATTGATGGTAAGGGTTCTCTGGAAACGTCTGCAGGTGGATGGGGTGCGGGTATCGGCGGTGTGGGTCAATCTTCTAAAAGTGGTAATGTCGTAATCCTTGACGGAACCATTAAGGCTACGGGTAAACACAGCTCGGCTGGGATTGGTGGTAGCAATGACGGCCAAAATGGTAGCATCACAATTAAGGGCGGCTTTGTTACTGCAATAGGAAATGGAGGCGCAGCTGGCATTGGCGGTGGCTATAGCAGTGGTAGTGGCGAAAATAGTGCCATTACAATTACGGGGGGAACTGTTATTGCCGAGGGCGGAGAAAATGCTCCTGCTATTGGTGGCGGCTTGTACAGTGTGAACAACGTTATCAAGATTGGTGGCGGAAATATTACGGCAAAGGGCGGTTATGCTAGTGCCGGGATTGGATGTAGCAAGGTTTCGGATTATAATGGATTTGGGGCAATGTGTGCTACTGTTGAAATTAGCGGCGGGTCTGTTGTCGCTGAGGCAGGAACGAATGCTGGGGCTGCGATTGGCGGTGGCAGAGGCGCTGTCTTGATTAGCGGTGGTGACGTGACTGCAACAGGAACTTATGAGGTCCCGGGAATCTGCAGTGAAGATTCTGTGGTGATATCAGGCGGTGCTGTTACAGCTGTCGGTGGCCGTGATGCTCCGGGTATTGGAGGCGTGGGCTTCGTTGCTAGCGAGTACAAAACTTTTGGCGATATCATCATCACTGGTGGAACGGTGAAATCCACGGGCGGTAGGTATTCTTCGGGACTCGGGGCAGGAATCTATAGCCATGGTGGGAACATTATAATTACACCGGATGTTGTGATGGTGTACGTTGATGTGGATGCGGAACATGCAGACGATAGTCCTTATAGCGTGGGGACAGCTTCTTATGGCAGCACGTTAGGTAAGCTTATCATCGATGGCGAAGAATGGGACTACCGTACAGAAAAACCGTTTATTTACTATGGCCGCGGTTATAAGGATACCACCATAATTGATGTTGGTCCGGTCGATATTGCACGCTCCAAAACGATTGGCGGCAACCCCCGTATGGTCAATTTGAAGAAAACGTATAACGCCTTGGGTCGTATTATCAATGATGGCCGCAAAGTTCGGGGTGCATATTACCGTAAGAAATTCCTTGCGCCATAA